A single genomic interval of Lathyrus oleraceus cultivar Zhongwan6 chromosome 7, CAAS_Psat_ZW6_1.0, whole genome shotgun sequence harbors:
- the LOC127104438 gene encoding ATP-dependent DNA helicase RRM3-like — protein sequence MEILRSRGEIVLATTSSGIAATLLPSGRTAHSRYKIPIHIQLSSICGIQKKKDLANLIRVAAAIIWDEAPMTNKNCLEALGRSLQDICSNNAPFGGKVLIMGGDFCQVLPVVRKGTKAQMISACIVQSHLWNHAKILCLRQNMRSLHDQEFVEFLIRIGDGVEPTKPDDMVRLPLHIAISWEGEHSIQVLIQHIFPNLELHGWDAPYMVQRAILTPTNDDVQKLNDMIIDQFPGEEHNLLSFDEVEGDNYNLYQQEFLNSIAQGNLPPHILKIKKGAPLMFTPTLYLHIKRKKIV from the coding sequence ATGGAAATTTTAAGAAGTAGAGGAGAAATTGTCTTAGCAACTACATCATCAGGTATAGCTGCAACATTGTTACCCAGTGGTAGGACTGCACACTCTCGATATAAGATACCTATTCATATTCAACTGAGTTCCATTTGTGGTATTCAAAAGAAAAAGGATCTTGCAAATCTCATTAGAGTTGCTGCCGCAATAATTTGGGATGAAGCACCAATGACAAACAAAAATTGTTTGGAAGCCTTAGGTCGATCATTACAAGACATTTGTAGCAACAATGCTCCATTTGGTGGAAAAGTTCTGATCATGGGGGGAGACTTTTGTCAAGTTCTTCCTGTTGTAAGAAAAGGTACTAAGGCACAAATGATTTCAGCGTGTATTGTTCAGTCTCATTTATGGAATCATGCCAAGATTTTGTGTTTGCGTCAAAATATGCGATCATTGCATGATCAAGAGTTTGTAGAATTTCTTATTCGCATTGGTGATGGTGTTGAACCTACCAAACCAGATGACATGGTGAGGTTACCTTTACATATTGCAATCTCATGGGAAGGCGAACATTCCATACAAGTACTTATCCAACATATTTTTCCTAATTTAGAATTGCATGGTTGGGATGCTCCATATATGGTACAAAGAGCTATTTTGACACCAACAAATGATGATGTCCAGAAATTGAATGATATGATTATCGATCAGTTTCCAGGAGAAGAACATAATTTGTTATCGTTTGACGAGGTTGAAGGAGATAATTATAATTTATACCAGCAAGAATTCTTAAACTCAATTGCACAAGGTAATTTGCCACCACATATTCTAAAGATAAAAAAGGGTGCACCATTGATGTTTACACCAACCCTGTATTTACATattaaaagaaagaaaatagtATAG
- the LOC127104439 gene encoding uncharacterized protein LOC127104439: MDYERDINVIRCDGNLKKVQETKRYYDPLQYPILFPFGTHGWDINTTNCNGQRVSCRAYYSYMLQILPNDQSMLLHADRLLQQYVVDNYVKIESGRLRWIKEHQSDIRSELYQGLHDALHVGETNAENIGKRTILPSPFIDGRRDMIRRYEDGMAIVLNGGKPNIFLTMTCNPSWSVITSELLPFQTPQDRPDLLTRIFRSKFEKLKDDVINKGVLGKVKSYMYVTEFQKRGLPHVYMLLVLESNDKLRDLKDYDSMVRAEIPKLECEPQLHEVVVRHMIHGPCGIINRKSPCMKDGHCKKRYPKQFLDETRQGTDSYPEYRRRFDESVSLGKDRFVDNRWRFVIAFKVSSIYTKYVYKGPDRVAMEVHKGSYMDEVQQYVDARWICAPEALWKVFRFTL; encoded by the exons ATGGATTATGAAAGGGATATTAATGTCATTCGTTGTGATGGAAATCTCAAGAAAGTTCAAGAGACAAAGAGATATTATGATCCTTTGCAATATCCTATATTGTTTCCATTTGGGACGCATGGTTGGGACATCAACACAACAAATTGCAATGGACAAAGAGTGTCATGTCGAGCATATTACAGTTACATGCTTCAG ATTCTCCCAAATGATCAATCAATGTTGTTACATGCGGATCGACTGTTGCAACAATATGTTGTAGACAATTATGTAAAAATTGAATCAGGGAGATTAAGGTGGATTAAAGAGCACCAAAGTGATATACGTTCTGAATTGTACCAAGGTTTACATGATGCTTTGCATGTTGGTGAAACTAATGCAG AGAACATTGGAAAAAGAACAATATTGCCATCACCATTTATTGACGGTCGTCGAGACATGATACGACGTTATGAAGATGGCATGGCTATTGTTCTTAATGGCGGTAAACCAAATATTTTTCTAACAATGACATGCAATCCTTCTTGGAGTGTGATAACATCAGAACTTTTGCCTTTTCAAACACCACAAGATCGTCCAGATTTGCTAACAAGAATATTTCGTTCGAAATTTGAGAAATTGAAGGATGATGTTATTAATAAAGGAGTCTTGGGTAAAGTTAAAAGCTACATGTATGTCACTGAATTTCAAAAGCGAGGACTGCCGCATGTGTATATGTTGTTGGTCTTAGAAAGTAACGACAAGTTGCGTGACCTAAAAGATTATGATAGTATGGTAAGAGCAGAAATACCTAAATTAGAATGTGAACCACAGTTGCATGAAGTCGTTGTACGACATATGATCCACGGACCTTGCGGCATAATCAACCGAAAGTCTCCATGTATGAAAGACGGACATTGTAAAAAAAGGTATCCCAAACAATTCTTGGATGAAACACGTCAAGGCACTGACTCATATCCCGAGTATAGGAGAAGGTTTGATGAGTCTGTATCGTTAGGTAAAGATAGGTTTGTTGATAATAGATGG AGATTTGTAATAGCATTTAAAGTATCAAGTATCTATACAAAATATGTGTACAAGGGCCCTGATCGTGTGGCTATGGAGGTTCATAAAGGATCATACATGGATGAAGTTCAGCAATATGTTGATGCAAGATGGATTTGTGCTCCCGAGGCATTATGGAAAGTATTTCGATTCACTCTTTAA